A section of the Sedimentisphaera cyanobacteriorum genome encodes:
- a CDS encoding L-rhamnose isomerase, with amino-acid sequence MSINIEAEYKFAKEQYASLGVDTETAIQALKSISVSIHCWQGDDVGGFEHNGSQLSGGIQATGNYPGQAKNIEQLRSDIEFAMSLIPGKHRLNLHACYLDNLGGFVDRDQIEVKHFESWAHWGRERLQGIDFNPTFFAHDKFSDGLTLSHPDRAVRDFWIEHGRRCREIAAYFGKQFNTESANNFWIPDGFKDVPVDRAAPRERLTESLDEIFEKDYPKELTLDSVESKLFGIGAESYTVGSHEFYMGYALSRGKMICLDSGHFHPTEMISEKISAILLFYEKMLLHVSRPVRWDSDHVVTLNEELIEIAHELVRSRRLSDIHIGLDFFDASINRIAAWVIGARNLLKAMLFAFLEPTKMLQEKEREFDFTSRLAYREELKTMPFNAVWKYYCEQMCVPAGISWLDEVRQYEKDVLSKR; translated from the coding sequence ATGAGCATTAATATCGAAGCTGAATACAAATTTGCCAAAGAGCAGTATGCCTCTTTAGGGGTTGATACTGAAACTGCAATTCAGGCATTAAAAAGCATATCAGTTTCAATACATTGCTGGCAGGGGGATGATGTTGGCGGCTTTGAACATAACGGTTCACAGCTCTCCGGCGGCATTCAGGCCACCGGCAATTATCCCGGACAAGCAAAAAACATCGAGCAGCTCCGCAGTGATATAGAGTTTGCAATGTCTTTGATTCCGGGCAAACACAGGCTGAATCTGCATGCCTGCTACCTTGACAATCTCGGCGGCTTTGTTGACAGAGACCAGATCGAGGTAAAGCATTTTGAAAGCTGGGCACACTGGGGCAGAGAGAGGCTTCAAGGCATAGACTTCAACCCCACTTTTTTTGCCCACGATAAGTTTTCCGACGGGCTTACTCTAAGCCACCCGGACAGGGCAGTCAGGGATTTCTGGATTGAGCACGGTAGAAGATGCAGGGAAATAGCAGCGTATTTTGGCAAACAGTTTAACACCGAATCAGCAAACAACTTCTGGATTCCGGACGGTTTTAAGGACGTGCCGGTTGACAGAGCTGCCCCGAGAGAAAGACTAACCGAATCTCTTGATGAAATTTTCGAAAAGGATTATCCTAAAGAGCTAACACTTGATTCAGTTGAGTCTAAGCTGTTCGGCATTGGTGCTGAGAGCTACACTGTCGGCTCGCACGAGTTTTATATGGGGTATGCGTTGAGCAGGGGAAAGATGATATGTCTTGACTCGGGACACTTCCACCCAACAGAGATGATCTCTGAAAAGATCTCAGCGATTTTGTTGTTTTATGAAAAAATGCTTCTGCATGTAAGCAGGCCGGTACGCTGGGACAGCGACCATGTTGTTACACTCAACGAAGAGCTAATAGAAATCGCTCACGAGCTTGTACGCAGCAGAAGGTTAAGCGATATACACATCGGACTTGATTTCTTTGATGCGAGTATAAACCGCATAGCGGCATGGGTGATAGGTGCGAGGAATTTGCTCAAGGCGATGCTGTTTGCGTTTCTCGAGCCTACAAAAATGCTTCAGGAGAAAGAGCGAGAATTCGATTTTACTTCAAGGCTTGCATACAGGGAGGAG